The stretch of DNA TCATCAGTATTCTTAAATTTTGTTTTTCCATAATCAGAGCTTTTTAAACTTTCTTTAGATAATTCTCCCAGTTCAGACATAAGATCAAGCAATCTAATTTCCACTTCTATTTCAAGTTGATTTTCTTCAACAAAATCAGATACTTTACTTTGCATATCAGAAATTTCCATAAATAAGTCCTCCCAT from Halanaerobiales bacterium encodes:
- a CDS encoding MazG nucleotide pyrophosphohydrolase domain-containing protein, translated to WEDLFMEISDMQSKVSDFVEENQLEIEVEIRLLDLMSELGELSKESLKSSDYGKTKFKNTDEWANELGDVLFSLICIANNTEINLEIALNKALNKYRKRFNEKGDVGSGE